The DNA sequence GTAACAATGCACTttgaaagagaagaaatgagTAAAGGGGGATGAATTTGTTTGAGGGCTTTACGTTGATGACTGTGGGGTATACTGTATAGCGCTACTTAGAGGAGAAAGACAATCTATACGACAATGTGGGCCCGCCCGTTCTCCCTCTTCACTTGGTCTTTCTGATGCTTTGAGCTTAGCAATTCTCTTTTGTACCACATTTATCAGCACTATTTTTTCCCCAATTATCTCAcatgttttcctttttgtttcccCCCTTTAATGTTTTATTCCAATTACCCTTTGTTTTGTTAGTCCACTTTTAGCTATGTGAACAATATGATAAAGAAGGCACCAATGTCTGCCTTgcatagtgtttttttttcccccccggTTCTGTGGTGGTGGGTGTGGGTTGTAATAGAGATGGTCAAGCGAGTTGGGTTAGAGGGCAAAGTTTTCCATATGTACTAGTAGTGAAACTCATTATAGAGTAGTGTAAATTAGATTTTGAACACTTTATGATTGAAGGGTCCTCAAATGTTCCTACAGTAGTTTCTAAATTCGTAGTAAAAGTGGCCTTGATGCtcaatctcatttctttcctgcTGAATCGACTTTTGATAATAGAGGAGAGGTTTGACTTGTACTTAATAGTACCAGATCAAAGATCATTTAAAGCCCCCTTTTGTTGTTCTGCTGCGCTCTCTGTATTGATTGTATTTGCTGCTGCTAATCCCCCGAATGACATTTTGGATCTTTATTTTGCGTCATTTGTATACACAGCTAGATAGCTAAAACTGTGGGAAATACTCTGTTCAGAATTACACCAAagtaatcttacaaattaacgtaacttgatgtgattcgtcaaattataaaattatttttattgtaaagtagatttaacggatCAGATAAAtttacgtcagtttgtaaaattatctttgtataattcttttgtgaATATAGTAGTACTTCAAAACTATTTATGCTACAACAGTCTtgagcttaattaattaatgaccgACATCCATATTATAAGCTTTCATCTACGTACCTACAAATGCCTGATAAAGTGATTGGATCTcgtaaaaaattgaaatataaaattcttatgaGACTTAATTAAAGAAGTTTGACGTTAAATTGATTGCTGAATTTGTTTACTActattattaagttaaatttGGGTTGGTCAATGGTAAATACTACGAAACAAAAATTTTGTTGAAGCGCAATGGACACGTGGCTTATCCTGATCCTGAATGACCGCCACGAAGTTAGGGTTCTCGTTACCAAAGCAAGACACGTACGTATGGAAACACGGACACGTGTTGTCTGATCTAATCGAAACTCTCCCTTAATATTAGTCCACTCCCCCGATCAtcatctttcttctttcttcgtCTACACAGACGGTTGGGAATATCGGTATAAGCCTGAGTACTATTCCGATTTCACGACAGAGTAGTTTTCACTTTTGATCAGTGATTTTGGTGGTTTACGCATTGATCGAATAAATCGatataagaaaaaagatgagcaaTAATAGCGACATGCAGACAACTACAAGGTCATTGCTGGATGATCTGCGTAGCTTCGACAAGGGTGGCTTCTTCGACCTCGGCCACCCTCTCCTTAACCGCATCGCCGAGAGCTTCGTCAAAGCAGCCGGGGTTCGTAGCCTTTTTAATtaccatctctttctctctctctctttctctgtgcTCACTTGtggtagctagctagtactcgtgtgtgtgtgtgtgtttgagcGTATTACTAACTTGTAAAAGGCTATGCTGCTGCCTGCTTGGTGTATAGATCGGAGCTATTCAGGCTGTGTCCCGCCAGGCTTATTTTACAGCCATTGAAGGTAATAGCTAGTTCTCTGGCTATTATTTTGCATGGATGGATATTGACCATATTCTACGTGTTTAATTCTCTTGTTCTCTTCCTGTATAATATATTCTTGTGTATTGGTTAATTAAGTGTACATTTAGAATATTAACTGGAATATTAACTAGGAGCAGGACTTGATTCGGGTACTGGGGGTCTGACGGCGGAGATAATCTCAGGTGCCAGCAAGAAGCATCGATTCCGGGACCTCAAAGGTAGGTACAACAACAGGCctggaatatttttctcatgtAGTGCTCCTTTGGAAGATTGTAGATTTCATGATGAAATGGTTTAGGTTTTAGCATGCCCAGGTTGATCTCTCTCGGTGTATTTTGGTGATGGAAATGTCGTATTAGTTAAGAGTGACATAACACATTGGCCATGTCTCACGGTTTGTTATGTGAATTGCAGGAGAAACCAACAGAAAGTCTCTCGAAGCCATGGTGGGTTTTGAACTCCcatattcttatatattcttGCCTAGACATATTTGGAACCACGTATATGGCACAGCATCATGGCGAGTACATGCATGTTGCAGATTTTGCTGCACTGCATGCATTAACATAATGCAGTTTTGCTGCCCTCTGAGAAGCTAACTCGATCGCTTTTGTGCAATCGACTCAATAGCATTTCACTGTCCGCACGATGATTTATTGCTTGTAATCATTGCTTTGGTTTTAATTCTTTTCTATCCTTTTCTTCCAGGTGAAGAACACCGGAAAAGAATCCATGCAGTGGGGTAAACCTACATTCCTGTTCATACAACTTCCTAGTTCTTTGGATGAATATTTGTTGAATTGGAACGATTGGTTCTACCGCctaacaaattaattaacaagCGTTATCCAGTTTTAAGATTAATCAAACAAGTTTACTTACTTGTTCAAGCCTTGGATAGAAGCCGTTGTTCTTTTCTACCTTCATAAGAAAATTTATCATTCAAGATCACCCTCTCATGCATGTGGCCTGGTTATTATGATTAATTGGCCTTATAACATAGATGCTTATGCTAGTGATCAACGGAAGTGACCTAAGAGTTTCTTTTGTACTGTATAGGACTGGCTGCAGGAGTGTATTCAGGTCTCACGTATGGGCTAAAGGAGGCTCGTGGAACCCACGATTGGGTAATGTCCAGTATCGTCAAGATAAATATCTATCCTCTTTAGATACTGTTATTTATGGGGTGAAATTTCTGTTGCATTTGGAATTTAGCAAATAAATCAATGTCCTTAATGTCTACTGGAAATGATTAAGAGGCTCTCTGTTAGCTCCCATTAATGAGTAGTGTCCCCCTTTTTATGTGCAATATAAGAGAGGATGGATCCCAACAAATGCCTCAAAACAAACAGAACTCCACTTTTTTTGGATGAATGATCATGAGTTATTTCATTCAATCAAACATTACCACATTACTTGCATCAAGCTGTCTCATTCATTCTAACAACATTGCCTATGAAGTCTATCATCACCTGTTTGTGATGTCTGAAATcctggattttttttgtttttttgtttttaataattttgtactCAAATCAATTTACTCTGCATTGCTTAATTTGGTGCAGAAAAACAGTGCAGTCGCTGGAGCTATTACTGGTGTGGCATTGGCACTTACATCTGAGGAGTCTTCCCATGAGCAGATAGTGGAATGCGCAATCACTGGAGCTGCGATTTCCACTGCTGCAAATCTCCTCGCGGGAATATTTTGAATTGGTGGTTGATATGCCACCAAAAGATATTTAATAGCCTTCCTTCctgtttagttttatatttatatgaaactttTGGTACTTGTCTAAGAATATATGTTCCTTCGAGGGCTAATGCCCTCTGAATTGGCACTTTCCCCTTAAATCATTATCATCGACCAAAATGGTATGTATTTTTTCACTCCTTTCTTGAGAAAGGGCTTACTtctaagagcaatgctacacaacctcccatcCTCCGCacatgattatatttttttaaaattttaaaattttttaatacttttttaaaattttttttgagtttattttttttaaactaattcaatttttctattcattattcatatattaaatatttgataaaagaaaaaaataataaaaattaaaaaaaatgtggtgtatGGAGGTTGTGTAAATAGTAAGAggttatgtaaattttttatacttctaaTAAGATCGGATCAGACTGTACGTAGCTATCGGCCCAATAAACAAAAAGTCTAAAATCATTTATGTATTTTCGGcctaactataaaaaaaacttacaattacaagtatcaattatttaattttatttacacattttgtattaaaaatagattttaaaaaattgaaaaaattatcaaaattatccaTATTCATGAGAATTATTAGTAATCAtcataataaagttaaaaacaaaaaacaaatagagaaaatgaaattgaaaaatataatatcatttaaactccaaaataacaaggggaaaaaaaggaaaatgacatacataaaaattatctaTATCCATGAATGTTAGCAACCAtcataaattcataataaagttaaaaagaaaaaatagagaaaaagaaaaaaaatgtaatatcatccaaaaaaaaaaaaaaaaaggaattgacTTCTcaaacataataattattacaattcaTCTAGTCATAAAACATCTACTTatattacaatattaaaaattattccacaattaaaataatatgaaatgtatCTAATCACCACCGAAATAATTGAAACGAAATGAACATAAGGAAATGACAATAATCGTCAACTTTCCACAAGTCCCCATGGTCCACAACTAACTCTTTACAAGTCACAATATAcaatcaaatgattttattgcAAAAACATAGCAATCAAATGACAAATATCttagtttcaaatttcaatacttaTTTCATGTAGACTCTAATAACTAATCGTAGCACTCCTCTACCTATG is a window from the Juglans regia cultivar Chandler chromosome 7, Walnut 2.0, whole genome shotgun sequence genome containing:
- the LOC108984154 gene encoding outer envelope pore protein 16-2, chloroplastic isoform X1, with protein sequence MSNNSDMQTTTRSLLDDLRSFDKGGFFDLGHPLLNRIAESFVKAAGIGAIQAVSRQAYFTAIEGAGLDSGTGGLTAEIISGASKKHRFRDLKGETNRKSLEAMVKNTGKESMQWGLAAGVYSGLTYGLKEARGTHDWKNSAVAGAITGVALALTSEESSHEQIVECAITGAAISTAANLLAGIF
- the LOC108984154 gene encoding outer envelope pore protein 16-2, chloroplastic isoform X2, which codes for MSNNSDMQTTTRSLLDDLRSFDKGGFFDLGHPLLNRIAESFVKAAGIGAIQAVSRQAYFTAIEGLDSGTGGLTAEIISGASKKHRFRDLKGETNRKSLEAMVKNTGKESMQWGLAAGVYSGLTYGLKEARGTHDWKNSAVAGAITGVALALTSEESSHEQIVECAITGAAISTAANLLAGIF